A stretch of the Bradyrhizobium sp. CCBAU 53351 genome encodes the following:
- a CDS encoding methyltransferase domain-containing protein has translation MSNFDVAPSSTGSIKGRLRPYVWSLRSGLRTIRFLFGRFERSCPVCGYRGRFFAYANPLALGINFDSLCPNCLSHERHRLLALCDAEQNLFTGKDILHFAPETGVTRYIEARKPRSYLTCEFGGRGADLDINIEKIDLEDNRFDLIICCHILEHVNDRLAIPELFRILRKGGTLVAMIPLIEGWQETFEDRSRQRTVEDRILYFNQHDHVRFFGRDFRRRLERAGFVVDEYTAVEPQVAQYGLIRGEKVFLCRRA, from the coding sequence ATGAGTAATTTTGACGTGGCGCCATCGTCGACTGGGAGCATCAAGGGACGGTTGCGCCCCTATGTCTGGTCATTGCGCAGCGGGCTACGGACGATCCGCTTCCTGTTCGGACGATTTGAGAGATCTTGTCCGGTATGCGGGTATCGCGGCCGCTTCTTTGCATACGCAAATCCGCTGGCATTGGGGATCAACTTTGATTCGCTCTGTCCGAACTGTCTGTCACACGAGCGGCACCGGTTGTTGGCGCTCTGCGACGCCGAGCAGAACTTGTTTACGGGAAAGGATATTCTTCACTTCGCGCCTGAAACGGGAGTGACGAGGTATATAGAGGCGAGGAAGCCGCGCAGCTATCTCACCTGTGAATTCGGCGGGCGGGGCGCTGATCTCGACATCAACATCGAAAAGATCGATCTCGAGGATAACAGGTTCGATCTGATCATCTGCTGCCACATCCTGGAGCACGTGAACGATCGCCTGGCCATCCCCGAGCTATTCCGGATCCTGCGCAAGGGGGGCACCTTGGTCGCGATGATCCCGCTCATTGAAGGTTGGCAGGAGACGTTTGAGGATCGGTCGAGGCAGAGAACAGTAGAGGATCGGATTCTGTACTTTAATCAGCATGATCACGTCCGCTTCTTCGGTCGTGATTTCCGGCGCCGCCTGGAACGCGCGGGCTTCGTCGTTGATGAATATACCGCGGTCGAGCCGCAAGTTGCGCAATATGGGCTTATCCGGGGTGAGAAAGTATTTCTGTGCCGGAGGGCTTAG